A region from the Branchiostoma floridae strain S238N-H82 chromosome 9, Bfl_VNyyK, whole genome shotgun sequence genome encodes:
- the LOC118422366 gene encoding kin of IRRE-like protein 1 produces MEQKVTVLYGQDDFSLECLAYGNPKPRIRWRRKDTTLYWENPLRFHRVRYDVEGTYQCVATSDGFPQAIRDADVDVVGRPIMVGKRAGSMMSVISGGIARLSCDVIADPLGDKIVWIWRGTQGQEKELRSGHNGMAIVETKGGQSKSSALTISMVSKAHEGTYTCKASNMFSTVQRDIKLEVKETSKTLFITIVVAVSVTVLAVIAVSCLLITKRRGQRHNKNRPALRLKEASRPMPPVPKYVKQTGTIDSGVEDLELQEMDGTLKPRPPRRVDKTDWTSVGLTYSD; encoded by the exons ATGGAGCAGAAAGTCACGGTTCTCTACGGCCAGGACGACTTCTCACTGGAATGTCTGGCCTACGGAAACCCCAAGCCTCGGATCCGCTGGCGGCGGAAGGATACAACCTTGTACTGGGAGAACCCGCTCCGGTTCCACCGGGTACGCTACGACGTGGAGGGGACGTATCAGTGCGTGGCGACCAGCGATGGCTTCCCGCAGGCTATCAGAGATGCAGACGTTGACGTCGTCG GAAGACCCATCATGGTGGGGAAGCGGGCGGGCAGCATGATGTCGGTGATATCTGGTGGGATAGCGAGGCTGTCGTGTGACGTCATCGCGGACCCCCTCGGGGATAAG ATAGTGTGGATCTGGCGCGGCACCCAGGGACAGGAGAAGGAACTACGGTCCGGACACAACGGCATGGCCATCGTGGAGACTAAGGGCGGCCAGAGCAAGTCTTCAGCACTCACCATCTCCATGGTGTCAAAGGCACACGAAGGAACCTACACGTGCAAGGCTTCCAACATGTTCTCAACGGTACAGAGGGACATCAAACTTGAAGTGAAAG AGACGAGCAAGACGCTGTTTATCACCATCGTTGTGGCAGTCTCGGTGACTGTTCTTGCCGTCATTGCCGTGAGTTGTTTACTAATCACCAAACGACGAGGGCAGAGACACAACAAGAACCGCCCAG CACTAAGATTAAAAGAAGCATCTCGCCCGATGCCACCAGTCCCGAAGTACGTCAAACAAACCGGCACCATTGACTCCGGTGTGGAGGACCTGGAGCTACAGGAGATGGACGGCACGCTCAAACCGCGGCCTCCGCGCAGAGTGGACAAGACAGACTGGACATCAGTGGGCCTGACCTACTCCG ATTAA